A genome region from Streptomyces sp. NBC_01296 includes the following:
- a CDS encoding TauD/TfdA dioxygenase family protein, with protein MPETLRPKQHALALVRPQALRTSLAVEPLTCSLGAELSGVSLADAARDDDLFAEIKMLLLEHKVLFLRDQDITRADHVAFAERFGPLEDHPVAGSDPEHPGLVRIYKDMDSPAEHYENALHTDGTWRENPSMGAVLRCVESPPVGGDTIWVNMVEAHRRLPEHIKTQIQDLRARHSIEATFGAVMPGEQRHALAARFPDAEHPVVRTHPETGEEILFVNAFTTHFVNYHTPANVRFGQDYAPGAAQLLNYLISQASVPEYQVRWRWRKNSVAIWDNRSTQHYAVQDYWPAVRKMERAGIVGDKTF; from the coding sequence GCTCCGCACCTCCCTCGCCGTCGAGCCCCTGACCTGTTCCCTCGGCGCCGAGCTCTCCGGCGTGAGCCTCGCCGACGCCGCGCGTGACGACGACCTGTTCGCCGAGATCAAGATGCTGCTGCTCGAGCACAAGGTGCTGTTCCTGCGCGACCAGGACATCACGCGCGCCGACCACGTCGCCTTCGCCGAACGCTTCGGACCGCTGGAGGACCACCCGGTGGCCGGCAGCGACCCGGAGCACCCGGGCCTGGTCCGGATCTACAAGGACATGGACAGCCCGGCCGAGCACTACGAGAACGCTCTCCACACCGACGGCACCTGGCGCGAGAACCCTTCCATGGGAGCCGTACTCCGCTGCGTCGAGTCGCCCCCGGTGGGCGGTGACACCATCTGGGTCAACATGGTCGAGGCCCACCGCCGCCTCCCGGAGCACATCAAGACGCAGATCCAGGACCTGCGCGCCCGGCACAGCATAGAGGCGACCTTCGGCGCGGTCATGCCCGGGGAGCAGCGTCACGCGCTGGCGGCCCGGTTCCCGGACGCGGAGCACCCGGTGGTGCGCACCCACCCGGAGACCGGCGAGGAGATCCTCTTCGTCAACGCTTTCACGACCCATTTCGTCAACTACCACACGCCCGCGAACGTCCGCTTCGGCCAGGACTACGCGCCGGGCGCCGCGCAGCTGCTGAACTACCTGATCAGCCAGGCCTCGGTGCCCGAGTACCAGGTCCGCTGGCGCTGGCGGAAGAACAGCGTGGCCATCTGGGACAACCGCTCGACCCAGCACTACGCCGTCCAGGACTACTGGCCCGCCGTCCGCAAGATGGAGCGCGCCGGAATCGTCGGCGACAAGACCTTCTGA